Proteins co-encoded in one Conger conger chromosome 4, fConCon1.1, whole genome shotgun sequence genomic window:
- the pcsk9 gene encoding proprotein convertase subtilisin/kexin type 9, whose product MRQLVKFSSFAFLFCLVLPFTVWAEDYPEDDDLILSLILQDDTQPETGTEPSADFLRCNKDAWRMPGQYIVIMHEGTHESQVERTKRRLRAKAAKRGYLIEVLKTFSGAFRGFLVKMSSDVLHLAVRLPHVDYIEEDSSIFAQGIPWNLDRIVQTKHTAGKYSPPNNGGQVEVYLLDTSIESTHREIEGRVQVTDFNSVPEEDGVWIHRQASTCDSHGTHTAGVVNGRDSGVAREAVVNSVRVLNCQGKGTVSGALAGLEYIHASLLAQPYSPLIVLLPFVSGFSRTLNTACREMVRSGVVVIAAAGNYREDACLYSPASEPQVITVGATNFADQPVNLETTGTNFGRCVDLFAPGDNIISASSDCPTCFTANSGTSQAAAHVAGIAAVFLSSNSNLTSTEVLQRLLRHSVKHAMDLSAFPEEHRVTTPNMVAALPTSTSEEEELLCRSVWSGKSGTSPADTAGAHCRPGEKMFSCSSFSPNGVRAGETITEREGQQMCVAHNGAGGQGVHAIARCCVWDKAECQASAAEQQGTEVACPSPDHHLTGCSSHSVGGGTADSTRPLHGDKNACSSGEGAKPHASCCRAPSLQCRLKEHAPPGFNELVEVSCEESWTLTGCSTVSRGSLTHGAYARGNTCVVRSSGGGKGAEAFAICCRSGQAQKHAESNHK is encoded by the exons atgaggcAATTAGTGAAATTTTCCagctttgcttttcttttttgccttgTTTTGCCCTTTACCGTATGGGCCGAAGACTACCCTGAGGATGATGATCTGATTTTGTCGTTGATTCTTCAAGACGATACACAACCAGAAACTGGAACAGAACCATCTGCAGATTTTCTCAGGTGTAATAAG GACGCCTGGCGAATGCCGGGGCAGTATATTGTTATAATGCATGAAGGCACTCACGAGTCTCAAGTGGAACGCACGAAGCGGAGGCTCCGGGCAAAGGCGGCGAAACGCGGATACCTTATAGAAGTCCTTAAGACCTTCTCAGGAGCTTTCCGAGGATTTCTTGTCAAGATGAGCAGCGATGTCCTTCACCTG GCTGTCAGGTTGCCGCACGTGGACTACATCGAGGAAGACTCTTCCATCTTCGCACAGGGTATTCCCTGGAATCTGGACCGGATTGTACAGACTAAACACACTGCTGGAAAGTACAGCCCACCAA ATAATGGTGGGCAGGTGGAGGTCTACCTCCTGGACACCAGTATTGAGAGTACTCACAGAGAGATTGAGGGTCGGGTCCAGGTCACAGACTTTAACAGCGTTCCAGAGGAGGACGGAGTCTGGATCCACCGTCAG gccAGCACGTGCGACAGTCACGGCACCCATACAGCCGGGGTTGTTAACGGGAGGGATTCGGGCGTGGCCAGGGAGGCCGTTGTGAACAGCGTCCGTGTGCTGAACTGTCAGGGGAAGGGGACCGTGTCAGGGGCGCTTGCGG GCCTGGAGTACATCCACGCAAGCCTGCTGGCCCAGCCCTACAGTCCCCTGATTGTGCTGCTGCCCTTCGTGAGCGGGTTCAGTCGCACCCTGAACACCGCCTGCCGAGAGATGGTGCGCAGCGGCGTGGTGGTCATCGCTGCTGCAGGAAATTACCGCGAAGACGCCTGCCTCTACTCGCCCGCCTCTGAACCACAG GTGATAACTGTGGGAGCCACAAACTTTGCAGACCAGCCGGTGAACTTGGAAACAACTGGGACTAACTTTGGCCGCTGTGTTGACCTCTTTGCCCCTGGAGATAACATCATCAGCGCCTCCAGTGACTGTCCCACCTGTTTCACGGCCAACAGCGGCACGTCACAAGCAGCTGCTCATGTGGCCG GGATTGCTGCAGTGTTTCTCAGCTCTAACTCCAACCTCACATCCACCGAGGTTCTGCAGAGGCTACTGCGACACTCTGTGAAGCACGCCATGGACCTCAGTGCCTTCCCCGAGGAGCATCGTGTGACCACACCCAACATGGTGGCTGCACTACCCACCTCCACGTCTGAAG AGGAGGAGCTGCTGTGTAGGTCGGTGTGGTCTGGGAAGTCTGGCACCTCACCTGCGGACACGGCGGGGGCCCACTGCCGACCTGGAGAAAAGATGTTCAGCTGCTCCAGCTTTTCCCCTAACGGAGTCCGTGCAGGAGAAACCATCACC GAGCGAGAGGGGCAGCAGATGTGCGTCGCTCATAACGGAGCTGGCGGACAGGGGGTGCACGCCATTGCCCGCTGCTGCGTTTGGGACAAGGCGGAGTGCCAGGCCAGTGCCGCTGAGCAGCAGGGCACGGAGGTGGCATGCCCCAGCCCAGACCACCATCTCACAG GCTGCAGCTCTCACTCGGTCGGCGGGGGTACGGCCGACTCCACGCGGCCTCTCCATGGCGACAAGAACGCGTGCTCCAGTGGGGAGGGCGCCAAACCGCACGCCTCCTGTTGCCGGGCTCCGAGCCTGCAGTGCCGCCTGAAGGAACACGCGCCACCCGGCTTCAACGAACTG GTGGAAGTGTCCTGTGAGGAGAGCTGGACTCTGACGGGCTGCAGCACCGTGTCACGCGGGTCCCTCACCCACGGGGCCTACGCCAGGGGGAACACCTGTGTGGTCAGGAGCTCCGGAGGGGGCAAGGGGGCCGAGGCCTTCGCAATCTGCTGCCGCAGCGGCCAAGCACAGAAGCACGCCGAGAGCAACCACAAATAA